Proteins co-encoded in one Lagopus muta isolate bLagMut1 chromosome 25, bLagMut1 primary, whole genome shotgun sequence genomic window:
- the LOC125684474 gene encoding LOW QUALITY PROTEIN: elongin BC and Polycomb repressive complex 2-associated protein (The sequence of the model RefSeq protein was modified relative to this genomic sequence to represent the inferred CDS: inserted 5 bases in 4 codons; deleted 9 bases in 8 codons) has product MFLTCEGTFGIVPATMDYNGDAGPGHFHAGYQEIEGINLGYLQINGTQMFALAQVLSDLFKDIPRTTISKKMETLKIKSRRCDLHELRTLKAINSVPXRAVKCSLISKADLEALCTSCKSLSPRRRKRKRKSKRREQLLLPDPGELFSCPRPPLLPSCRAGGCCSSPTPARPKLPPGLKPRPPPXALLPQPFPRDCPRPRQGPAGSQGCALPESGGLLAGALGAYPRDLALLHPAAPAPHPGLGPRCAKGLFQAEKGPSGGRKSRSSAFPGCKRQGTSAGYSSDSDSSLDFGGSSPATSSDSSEEEEEEEGDTSCSSEEGSSSESESSSLCSGDSVQSTRYRQAALPRFQPQPPREPLGDERPSEPPPGAGKALRAEPDLLFLSQQLWARTLRASTSESLSSAPTLGSGAQTEPYAKQEASTSSSSSSSSSSSPPPSPSGTPGGDPPQKEGGFGGAEPCAKGKDLHKDASNNRASLGPGDRAERQSGAAAGPAASQGPPPEPPAPSPALAGGLGPDPPGEAAEPRREHFDRLIRQSKLWCYAKGFNVDGKSLRHGGRTEPCKAAELKSPGSKRAESPGTLSNKALRGNGSEXNAKRRRLARGAEAERQQSSSKGRXTKTQRRNAKKGNTHCKRLGSAGPTPPRNSFSLMGNFPCIPSLVVGEKDGDLCPASSLGGKTPGPLSKTHPLWRWHVGGNAIPVPPSLKFRGYSLEDL; this is encoded by the exons ATGTTCCTGACCTGCGAAGGGACCTTCGGGATTGTTCCAGCCACCATGGATTACAATGGGGACGCCGGGCCGGGGCATTTCCACGCCGGCTATCAAGAAATCGAAGGGATAAACTTGGGATACTTACAGATCAATGGCACTCAGATGTTTGCTCTGGCCCAGGTCCTCAGCGACCTGTTCAAGGATATCCCCAGGACCACCATCAGCAAGAAGATGgaaaccttaaagatcaagaGCCGCCGCTGCGATCTCCACGAGCTCCGCACCCTCAAAGCCATCAACTCGGTGC CCCGCGCCGTGAAGTGCTCGCTCATCTCCAAAGCGGACCTGGAGGCTCTCTGCACCTCCTGCAAGAGCCTCAGCCCCCGGcggaggaagaggaagagg aaaagcaagaggagggagcagctgctgctgccggACCCCGGGGAGCTT TTCTCCTGCCCCCGGCCCCCATTGCTGCCGTCCTGCAGAGCCGGCGGCTGCTGCTCGTCCCCGACCCCCGCCCGCCCCAAGCTGCCCCCCGGCCTCAAgccgcgcccgccgc cggCTCTCCTCCCGCAGCCCTTCCCTCGGGACTGCCCCCGGCCTCGACAGGGCCCCGCGGGGTCGCAGGGCTGCGCTCTGCCCGAGAGCGGGGGGCTGCTGGCCGGGGCGCTGGGCGCGTATCCCCGGGACCTGGCGCTGCTtcaccccgcagcccccgccccCCACCCCGGCCTCGGCCCCCGCTGCGCCAAAGGGCTCTTCCAGGCCGAGAAGGGCCCCTCGGGGGGGAGGAAAAGCCGCTCGTCCGCCTTTCCCGGTTGCAAGCGGCAGGGCACCTCTGCCGGGTATTCCAGCGACTCGGACTCCAGCCTGGACTTCGGGGGGTCCAGCCCCGCCACCTCCAGCGACTCgtcggaggaggaggaggaggaggaaggggacaCGTCGTGCAGCAGCGAGGAGGGCAGCTCCTCGGAGTCGGAGAGCAGCTCGCTGTGCAGCGGGGACTCGGTGCAAAGCACCCGGTACAGGCAGGCGGCTCTGCCCCGCTTCCAGCCGCAGCCCCCCCGGGAGCCCCTCGGCGACGAGCGG CCGTCGGAACCCCCCCCGGGTGCGGGCAAAGCGCTGCGGGCAGAGCCCgacctcctcttcctctctcagCAGCTCTGGGCCAGGACTTTGCGAGCGTCAACTTCGGAAAGTTTGAGCTCGGCTCCGACCCTGGGCTCT GGGGCACAGACGGAGCCGTACGCGAAGCAGGAGGCCtccacttcttcctcctcctcttcttcctcctcctcctctccccccccctccccgagCGGCACCCCCGGGGGGGACCCGCCACAAAAGGAGGGCGGCTTTGGGGGCGCGGAGCCCTGCGCCAAAGGAAAGGATTTGCACAAAGATGCCTCGAACAATAGAGCCTCGTTAGGCCCCGGCGACCGAGCGGAGAGGCAGAGCGGTGCCGCAGCCGGGCCGGCGGCTTCCCAAGGGCCGCCCCCGGAG CCCCCGGCCCCATCTCCGGCGCTGGCTGGGGGCCTCGGTCCGGACCCCCCCGGGGAAGCGGCGGAGCCCCGGCGGGAGCACTTCGACCGCCTGATCCGGCAGTCCAAGCTGTGGTGCTACGCCAAAGGGTTCAACGTGGACGGGAAAAGTTTGCGGCACGGAGGGAGGACGGAGCCCTgcaaagctgcagagctcaAA TCCCCCGGCTCCAAAAGAGCAGAGAGCCCCGGCACCTTGTCAAACAAAGCTTTGAGAGGCAATGGCTCGG AGAATGCCAAGCGCAGACGCCTTGCCAGAGGCGCTGAGGCAGAAAGGCAACAGAGCTCCTCCAAAGGGAG CACAAAGACTCAAAGGAGGAATGCCAAAAAGGGAAACACTCATTGCAAACGCCTCGGCAGCGCCGGGCCAACCCCGCCTCGGAATTCCTTCAGCCTCATGGGCAACTTCCCGTGTATTCCCTCCTTGGTCGTGGGGGAG AAAGACGGGGATCTGTGCCCTGCCTCCTCCCTGGGGGGC AAAACTCCTGGGCCCCTCTCCAAAACCCACCCGCTGTGGAGATGGCACGTGGGAGGCAACGCCATTCCGGTGCCCCCCAGCCTCAAATTCCGGGGCTATAGCTTGGAGGATCTCTAA